A stretch of Terriglobales bacterium DNA encodes these proteins:
- a CDS encoding F0F1 ATP synthase subunit epsilon — MAEALQLEIVTPERQVLADTASEIQVPGKNGYLGILPGHAPLITELAVGEITYRPAAGGDAQHIAVAWGFAEVLPDKVTILAETAERAAEIDVARAEKSKQRAEQRLAKPTDELDVQRSQESLERAQVRLQVASKK; from the coding sequence ATGGCCGAAGCTCTCCAACTCGAGATCGTCACCCCCGAGCGCCAGGTGCTGGCCGACACGGCGTCCGAGATCCAGGTTCCGGGCAAGAACGGATACCTGGGCATCCTGCCGGGACACGCGCCGCTCATCACCGAACTCGCCGTGGGCGAAATCACCTACCGGCCCGCGGCCGGCGGCGACGCGCAGCACATTGCCGTGGCCTGGGGCTTCGCCGAAGTCCTGCCTGACAAGGTGACCATCCTGGCCGAGACCGCCGAGCGGGCTGCGGAGATCGACGTCGCCCGCGCGGAAAAATCCAAGCAGCGCGCCGAACAACGCCTCGCCAAGCCCACCGACGAACTGGACGTGCAACGCTCGCAGGAGTCCCTGGAGCGCGCCCAGGTCCGGCTCCAGGTGGCAAGCAAGAAGTAG
- a CDS encoding serine/threonine-protein kinase has translation MAKPKIAWADVAIGVVVSAVVLLASAMQWADPIELKLYDLRAKLRAHSAANDNVILVAIDDPSIQAIGRWPWPRAYMAEAIDQLSEAGAKVIGLDVFFSDPELNPGLAEVRALKQTFAARAADPKLKVTDPKGTAATATFVAALDEAEKRLDNDARLSDSLALSQNAVLPMYFKEGQAIGKNSKAIPEEVQKNFIANAKAEGPVTSAVDFVAPYEAFAKSAKAIGQANLTPSPDGVQRAVPLVMEYNGNLFPSFGLQVLRAYYNLESNDYRFTPGRELVLGRAHIPVDEKGQMLVNYIGPPFKTFPTVSFSDLRGKKVTNMEAFKDKIVLIGMMATGGGDAYVTPVGDLFPGVELHANVIQNVLGNSFLIRPDWARKAELGLMLLFALFVSLAIPHLSAGKSAIIAAVLLVATLAGGVWLFTAHGYWIKIFYPALMLVAGYTIVVSKRYLVTEKRKEVLEGESVETNKMLGLSFQGQGMLDMAFEKFRKCPVDDSMKETLYNLALDFERKRQFNKAVSVFEHIATKDKKYKDIAPRMEKLRAAGETMVFGTAGLKKGGGESTVLVQGGVGELAKPTLGRYEVLRELGKGAMGVVYLGKDPKINREVAIKTLRFEDEFDAADMKAMKERFFREAESAGRLVHPNIVTIYDAGDDGDISYIAMELLSGTDLKDFTAKEKLLPTNETLDAIARVADALDYAHGQGVVHRDIKPANIMRLKDGTIKVTDFGIARITSQSKTATGTVMGTPSYMAPEQLAGAKVDGRADLFSLGVTLYELLTGEKPFTGESVATLMFRIANEPHQPIMKIRADLPAGCGEVIDKALKKKPDERYARGADMARDIRNLMARAAGA, from the coding sequence ATGGCGAAGCCGAAGATTGCCTGGGCCGACGTGGCTATCGGAGTGGTGGTCAGCGCCGTCGTGCTGCTGGCTTCGGCCATGCAATGGGCCGATCCGATCGAGCTGAAACTCTACGACCTGCGCGCCAAACTGCGCGCGCATTCGGCCGCCAACGACAACGTGATCCTGGTCGCCATCGACGATCCCAGCATTCAGGCCATCGGACGCTGGCCGTGGCCGCGCGCCTACATGGCCGAGGCCATTGACCAGCTCTCGGAGGCGGGCGCCAAGGTCATCGGGCTCGACGTCTTCTTCTCCGATCCCGAACTCAATCCCGGCCTGGCCGAGGTGCGCGCGCTGAAGCAGACCTTCGCCGCCAGGGCTGCCGATCCCAAGCTCAAGGTCACCGACCCGAAGGGCACCGCTGCCACCGCAACTTTTGTCGCCGCGCTCGACGAAGCCGAAAAGCGCCTGGACAACGACGCGCGCCTCTCCGATTCGCTCGCGCTCTCGCAGAACGCCGTCCTGCCCATGTACTTCAAGGAAGGGCAGGCGATCGGCAAGAACAGCAAGGCCATTCCGGAAGAAGTGCAGAAGAACTTCATCGCCAACGCCAAGGCCGAAGGCCCGGTGACCTCGGCGGTGGACTTCGTCGCGCCCTACGAAGCCTTCGCCAAGAGCGCCAAGGCCATCGGCCAGGCCAATCTCACCCCGTCGCCTGATGGCGTGCAGCGCGCCGTGCCCCTGGTGATGGAGTACAACGGCAACCTGTTCCCGTCGTTCGGACTGCAAGTCCTGCGCGCCTACTACAACCTGGAATCGAACGACTACCGCTTCACGCCCGGGCGCGAACTCGTTCTCGGCCGCGCGCACATCCCGGTGGACGAGAAGGGCCAGATGCTGGTGAACTACATTGGCCCGCCCTTCAAGACGTTCCCCACCGTGTCGTTTTCCGACCTGCGTGGCAAGAAGGTCACCAACATGGAGGCCTTCAAGGACAAGATCGTGCTCATCGGCATGATGGCCACTGGCGGCGGCGACGCCTACGTGACTCCGGTGGGCGATCTGTTCCCCGGCGTGGAGCTGCACGCCAACGTGATTCAGAACGTGCTCGGGAATTCGTTCCTCATCCGGCCGGACTGGGCGCGCAAGGCTGAACTCGGCCTCATGCTGCTGTTCGCGCTCTTCGTTTCGCTCGCCATCCCGCACCTGAGCGCCGGTAAGAGCGCCATCATCGCGGCCGTGCTGCTCGTCGCGACGCTCGCCGGAGGCGTGTGGCTGTTCACCGCGCACGGCTACTGGATCAAGATCTTCTATCCCGCGCTCATGCTGGTCGCCGGATACACCATTGTCGTCTCCAAGCGCTACCTGGTGACCGAAAAGCGCAAGGAAGTGCTGGAGGGCGAGTCGGTCGAAACCAACAAGATGCTCGGCCTCAGCTTCCAGGGCCAGGGCATGCTCGACATGGCCTTCGAGAAATTCCGCAAGTGCCCGGTCGACGACTCGATGAAGGAGACGCTGTACAACCTGGCGCTCGACTTCGAACGCAAGCGCCAGTTCAACAAGGCCGTTTCCGTCTTCGAGCACATCGCCACCAAGGACAAGAAGTACAAAGACATCGCCCCGCGCATGGAAAAGCTGCGCGCCGCCGGCGAAACCATGGTCTTCGGCACGGCCGGCCTGAAGAAGGGCGGCGGCGAGTCCACGGTGCTGGTGCAGGGCGGCGTGGGCGAGCTGGCCAAGCCCACGCTCGGCCGCTACGAAGTGCTGCGCGAACTCGGCAAGGGCGCCATGGGCGTGGTCTACCTGGGCAAAGACCCGAAGATCAACCGCGAGGTCGCCATCAAGACGCTGCGCTTCGAAGACGAATTCGACGCCGCCGACATGAAGGCGATGAAGGAGCGCTTCTTCCGCGAAGCCGAATCGGCCGGGCGGCTCGTGCACCCCAACATCGTGACCATCTACGACGCCGGCGACGATGGCGACATCAGCTACATCGCCATGGAGCTGCTCAGCGGCACCGACCTGAAAGACTTCACGGCGAAAGAAAAGCTGCTGCCGACGAACGAAACGCTGGACGCCATCGCGCGCGTGGCCGACGCGCTCGACTACGCCCACGGCCAGGGGGTGGTGCATCGCGACATCAAACCGGCGAACATCATGCGGCTTAAGGACGGCACCATCAAGGTCACCGACTTCGGCATCGCGCGCATCACGTCGCAATCGAAGACCGCGACCGGCACCGTGATGGGCACGCCGTCCTACATGGCGCCCGAGCAGTTGGCCGGCGCGAAAGTGGATGGCCGCGCCGACCTGTTCTCGCTCGGCGTAACGCTCTACGAGTTGCTCACCGGCGAGAAGCCCTTCACCGGCGAGAGCGTGGCCACGCTGATGTTCCGCATTGCCAACGAGCCGCACCAGCCGATCATGAAGATTCGCGCCGACCTGCCCGCCGGCTGCGGCGAAGTGATCGACAAGGCGCTGAAGAAGAAGCCGGACGAGCGCTACGCCAGAGGCGCGGACATGGCGAGGGACATCAGGAACCTGATGGCACGCGCCGCGGGCGCATGA
- a CDS encoding Stp1/IreP family PP2C-type Ser/Thr phosphatase: MSFSVEVAGKTDVGCHRTNNEDNFGYDTRYGIFVVCDGMGGQAAGEVASKMAVETVLTYFKQSAKNGTFPIIGKEVEGVSDRAKKLASAIHLANEAIRAAAQEHAAKRGMGSTIVSVFVEDGFFSVAHVGDSRIYLVRHGEMQQLTQDHSLVMEQVRRGLLTREEAEKSEAQNIILRALGSEEHEPDLDDQIAQQGDLLLLATDGLTKLVSDDKILEIIKLAPSLNAAVEQLIQAAKDAGGDDNVTCMLVRLERLPWYKQLFRGFRHAGGPQWQNSF; encoded by the coding sequence ATGAGTTTCTCCGTCGAAGTCGCAGGCAAGACCGATGTTGGCTGCCATCGCACCAACAACGAGGACAACTTCGGCTACGACACGCGCTACGGCATCTTCGTCGTGTGCGACGGCATGGGCGGGCAGGCGGCCGGCGAAGTGGCCAGCAAGATGGCCGTCGAAACCGTGCTCACCTACTTCAAGCAGTCGGCAAAAAACGGAACGTTCCCGATCATCGGCAAGGAAGTGGAAGGCGTGAGCGACCGGGCCAAGAAACTGGCCAGCGCCATCCATCTGGCCAACGAAGCCATCCGGGCGGCCGCGCAGGAGCACGCCGCCAAGCGCGGCATGGGCTCGACCATCGTGAGCGTGTTCGTTGAAGACGGCTTTTTTTCGGTCGCGCATGTGGGCGACAGCCGCATCTACCTGGTCCGCCACGGCGAGATGCAGCAGCTCACCCAGGACCACTCGCTGGTCATGGAGCAGGTGCGCCGCGGGCTGCTCACCCGCGAAGAGGCGGAGAAGAGCGAGGCGCAGAACATCATTTTGCGGGCGCTCGGATCGGAAGAACACGAGCCCGATCTCGACGACCAGATCGCCCAGCAGGGCGACCTGCTGCTGCTCGCCACCGACGGGCTTACCAAGCTGGTGAGCGACGACAAGATCCTGGAGATCATCAAGCTGGCGCCGTCGCTCAACGCCGCCGTGGAACAGCTCATTCAGGCCGCCAAGGACGCCGGAGGTGACGACAACGTTACCTGCATGCTGGTGCGTCTTGAGCGCCTGCCGTGGTACAAGCAACTATTCAGAGGGTTCCGGCACGCCGGAGGACCGCAATGGCAAAACTCTTTCTGA
- a CDS encoding FHA domain-containing protein, with protein MAKLFLKFEAAVLKEIPLSQGLVTIGRLPDNLVHIDNPAVSGHHARIQWETDHYVLEDNNSTNGTYVNNRRVMKATLNDGDQILVGKHTLVFRGSMEEEKPAHTTQAVTPPVPKMEATMMLDTKKAKEMMAAAAAAKSAPGAAAEVAAAAERGVTIATTGKERIGTLTIMSGKTDQSSYVLAGKLSVIGKSDMASIKLKGWFAPKVAAVINRRDNKYFIAASEKDIKVKVNEAEISGQHELGDGDIVQVAGIKGTFSFNE; from the coding sequence ATGGCAAAACTCTTTCTGAAGTTCGAAGCCGCCGTCCTGAAGGAAATCCCGCTCTCCCAGGGGCTGGTGACGATTGGGCGCCTGCCCGACAACCTGGTGCACATTGATAATCCCGCCGTCAGCGGGCACCACGCCAGGATCCAGTGGGAGACCGATCACTACGTGCTCGAAGACAACAACAGCACCAACGGCACGTACGTGAACAATCGCCGCGTGATGAAGGCGACGCTCAACGACGGCGACCAGATCCTGGTCGGCAAGCACACCCTCGTCTTCCGCGGCAGCATGGAAGAGGAAAAGCCGGCGCACACCACGCAGGCCGTCACGCCGCCGGTCCCCAAGATGGAAGCGACCATGATGCTCGACACCAAGAAGGCGAAGGAGATGATGGCCGCCGCCGCGGCGGCGAAGAGCGCGCCTGGCGCGGCCGCCGAAGTCGCGGCCGCCGCCGAAAGAGGCGTCACCATCGCCACCACCGGCAAGGAGCGCATCGGCACGCTGACCATCATGTCGGGCAAGACCGACCAGTCCAGCTACGTGCTGGCCGGCAAGCTCAGCGTCATCGGCAAGAGCGACATGGCCAGCATCAAGCTGAAAGGCTGGTTCGCGCCCAAGGTCGCCGCCGTCATCAACCGGCGCGACAACAAGTACTTCATCGCTGCCTCGGAGAAAGACATCAAGGTCAAGGTCAACGAGGCCGAGATCAGCGGCCAGCACGAGCTCGGCGACGGCGACATCGTGCAAGTCGCCGGCATCAAGGGCACGTTCTCGTTCAACGAATAG
- a CDS encoding DUF4440 domain-containing protein translates to MPARTPAECHSLWREYLHARDLESLTSLYEEEAVFIRPGQPAVTGRDAIGELLRGHLEQNGRMELRTTCVIPAGDIALLRGEWTYSGAGADGKPFTSAGASLEVVRRQPDGTWRYVIDLPFGPA, encoded by the coding sequence GTGCCCGCCCGCACTCCAGCCGAGTGCCACTCCCTGTGGCGCGAGTATCTCCATGCCCGCGACCTCGAGTCGCTGACCTCCCTTTATGAAGAGGAAGCCGTCTTCATTCGCCCCGGCCAGCCTGCCGTCACTGGCCGCGATGCAATTGGCGAACTGCTGCGCGGCCATCTTGAGCAGAACGGCCGCATGGAACTGCGCACAACATGTGTCATCCCCGCCGGCGACATCGCCCTGCTGCGCGGCGAGTGGACCTACAGCGGCGCCGGCGCCGACGGCAAGCCATTCACAAGTGCCGGCGCCAGCCTTGAAGTCGTCCGCCGCCAGCCCGACGGCACGTGGCGCTACGTGATTGATCTGCCGTTCGGCCCTGCCTGA